Proteins from one Myxococcales bacterium genomic window:
- a CDS encoding cupin domain-containing protein, with protein sequence MSTPLDDLPSFVREALDGEAVRPDAVRNAREAVVALAAGLPASTPSPEARARLLTSIGTGAERYAPFFDRLAQMVELELARVRAVFDAAEDTNRWERDKMPGLALFHFEPGPALAGADAGLVEIAAGVEFPEHVHLGSERVFVLRGAYRDSSGRIVGPGDWHEMPAESSHSYRVLPDAPCLYAVVLEAGITIGGQRFG encoded by the coding sequence ATGAGCACGCCGCTCGATGACCTGCCCAGCTTCGTGCGGGAAGCCCTCGATGGTGAGGCGGTACGGCCGGACGCCGTCCGGAACGCGCGCGAGGCAGTGGTGGCGCTCGCGGCGGGACTGCCAGCTTCGACTCCCAGCCCCGAGGCTCGCGCCCGGCTTTTGACGAGCATTGGTACCGGAGCCGAGCGCTACGCGCCCTTCTTCGATCGCCTCGCGCAGATGGTCGAGCTCGAGCTCGCTCGGGTGCGGGCCGTGTTCGATGCGGCCGAGGACACGAACCGGTGGGAGCGCGACAAGATGCCCGGGCTCGCGCTGTTCCACTTCGAACCGGGACCGGCCCTCGCGGGTGCCGACGCCGGTCTCGTGGAAATTGCGGCCGGGGTCGAGTTCCCGGAGCACGTACACCTCGGCTCCGAGCGAGTGTTCGTGCTTCGCGGTGCCTATCGGGACTCGTCGGGCCGCATCGTCGGGCCGGGCGACTGGCACGAGATGCCGGCAGAAAGCAGCCACTCGTACCGTGTGCTGCCGGATGCACCGTGTTTGTACGCCGTGGTGCTCGAGGCGGGCATCACCATCGGCGGTCAGCGCTTCGGCTGA
- a CDS encoding right-handed parallel beta-helix repeat-containing protein, producing MQKCFGAGLSALLVVLGTGRALAAEYTLSPGVSQAEVAAQLDALKPGDTLTLLPGDYSGIDLDLQHSGGAGIAGTQAQPITIIGKADASGKLPHVIANTDAYQEAVRLRTGCAFITLMNLHLSAKGSDTQAGILIDSGVNDIVISDNLIEDVTGIGIQIQTQSDVHDILIENNEIHHTGTNTGDGNNGGQAFTAGGFSAGSATKNVHHIVLRRNLIHDTTGQEGDCLKFMYGVYASTMEDNVLYACPRGVSGQTENYGITSYGAGAAHYQNAGDANVIRRNLIVGSAAAQAGHSNVAIYAGPGTFVENNLILGSNQGIAARLEDEAPDMKNLRVVNNTVYDASDHAFSIRGCQKADASVVVTGNAFLAVQASGFGYRMPDPVGSMVAKANYFEGQDYAEAAPPVMIPLPAAASALFVNPSATLPGADFMLKAGSALIDAADGPTAPADDFDLAPRPSGAGPDVGAYEWQADLSKHWALALAFKGGFGSGGVPGTGGATGAGGVTSGGAGGTSSAGTGGTKNDDGGSSSGCGCFVAGSSGSGTAWAFAAGLGALALLCFRRRRAGPNPAAL from the coding sequence ATGCAAAAGTGCTTCGGCGCGGGGCTCTCGGCTCTGCTCGTCGTCCTCGGAACCGGCCGCGCGCTCGCCGCCGAATACACACTCTCGCCGGGGGTCTCCCAGGCCGAGGTGGCCGCGCAGCTCGACGCCTTGAAGCCTGGCGACACCCTCACGCTCTTGCCCGGTGACTACTCGGGCATCGACCTGGATCTGCAGCACTCGGGCGGCGCCGGCATTGCGGGCACCCAGGCCCAGCCCATCACCATCATCGGCAAGGCGGACGCGAGCGGAAAACTCCCGCACGTGATCGCGAACACCGATGCTTATCAAGAAGCGGTGCGGCTCCGCACTGGCTGCGCCTTCATCACGCTGATGAACCTGCACCTGTCGGCCAAGGGCTCCGACACCCAGGCCGGGATCCTGATCGACTCCGGAGTGAACGACATTGTCATCTCCGACAACCTGATCGAGGACGTGACCGGGATCGGGATCCAGATCCAGACCCAGAGCGACGTGCATGACATTCTGATCGAGAACAACGAGATCCACCACACCGGCACCAACACTGGCGACGGGAACAACGGCGGGCAAGCGTTCACCGCAGGCGGGTTCAGCGCGGGGTCGGCGACCAAGAACGTTCACCACATCGTGCTCAGGCGGAACCTGATTCACGACACGACGGGGCAAGAGGGTGACTGCCTGAAGTTCATGTACGGCGTGTACGCCAGCACGATGGAAGACAACGTGCTCTACGCCTGCCCGCGCGGGGTGTCGGGGCAGACCGAGAACTACGGCATCACCTCGTATGGCGCCGGCGCCGCGCACTATCAGAACGCGGGCGACGCCAACGTGATCCGCAGAAACCTGATCGTGGGCAGTGCCGCTGCGCAGGCGGGGCACTCGAACGTCGCCATCTACGCCGGCCCCGGGACCTTCGTGGAGAACAACCTGATCCTCGGTTCGAACCAGGGCATCGCGGCGCGACTGGAAGACGAAGCGCCGGACATGAAGAACCTGCGCGTGGTGAACAACACGGTCTACGACGCGAGCGACCATGCCTTTTCGATCCGCGGCTGCCAGAAGGCGGATGCGTCGGTGGTGGTCACCGGCAACGCCTTCCTGGCGGTGCAAGCGAGCGGCTTCGGCTACCGCATGCCCGATCCCGTGGGCAGCATGGTCGCCAAGGCCAACTACTTCGAAGGGCAGGACTACGCCGAGGCAGCGCCGCCGGTGATGATCCCCTTGCCCGCAGCGGCGAGCGCGCTGTTCGTGAACCCGTCCGCCACGCTGCCGGGCGCGGACTTCATGCTGAAGGCGGGCTCGGCGCTGATCGACGCCGCCGACGGCCCGACGGCGCCCGCCGACGATTTCGATCTCGCGCCGCGTCCGTCCGGAGCGGGCCCCGACGTGGGCGCGTACGAGTGGCAAGCCGATCTCTCCAAACACTGGGCCCTGGCGCTGGCGTTCAAGGGCGGCTTCGGCAGCGGCGGCGTCCCTGGCACCGGGGGCGCGACCGGAGCCGGCGGCGTCACGAGCGGCGGCGCCGGTGGCACCAGCAGCGCAGGCACCGGTGGAACGAAAAACGACGACGGTGGCTCATCGAGCGGCTGTGGTTGTTTCGTCGCAGGCAGCTCGGGCAGTGGAACGGCGTGGGCGTTCGCCGCGGGGCTTGGGGCTCTGGCGCTGCTGTGCTTTCGGCGGCGACGCGCTGGGCCGAACCCCGCGGCGCTTTAG
- a CDS encoding FAD-dependent oxidoreductase: MGSRFPEEISVELGLDDADDSAALRDRVARALGVGAAELPELVVQKRSLDARRGRIRFHLLVGIGQAAPTALGEPPPREVQTPARVIIVGEGPAGMFAAYQLARRGVASIVLDRGKQVQPRRHDLKALNAKGVVDPDSNYCFGEGGAGTYSDGKLYTRAHKRGNVRDVLEVLALAGAPSSILTDARPHIGSNRLPQVVTQIRERLEAVGVEFRFGAKVTELLLEERGGRRAVRGVQLADGSELAASAVILATGHSARDVFALLSRAGVALEPKPFALGVRIEHPQSLVNQIQYGASAGHPKLPSAAYRLAAEVGGRGVFSFCMCPGGWVVPASTELDGLVVNGMSLARRDSPYANSGLVVAVELEDLIAAGFTGPLAGVEFQRRIERAAFEAGGGALVAPATRATDFVAGRGSSTVPKSSYIPGLMAGNVAEVVDVAGVRIAERIRSALRAFEKSMRGYLTEEAVLIGVESRTSGPVRVPRHPETLEAVDLAGLYPAGEGAGFAGGIVSAAVDGLRIGEAVASRVDVAG, from the coding sequence ATGGGATCGAGGTTCCCCGAAGAAATCAGCGTCGAGCTCGGGCTCGACGACGCGGACGACTCCGCGGCTCTCAGAGATCGCGTTGCGCGAGCGCTCGGGGTCGGAGCGGCCGAGCTGCCGGAGCTCGTCGTGCAGAAACGGTCCCTCGACGCCCGCCGGGGGCGGATCCGCTTCCACTTGCTGGTTGGCATCGGGCAAGCCGCGCCGACCGCGCTCGGCGAGCCGCCACCGCGCGAAGTGCAAACACCCGCCCGGGTGATCATCGTGGGGGAGGGCCCGGCGGGCATGTTCGCCGCGTACCAGCTGGCGCGGCGCGGCGTGGCGTCGATCGTCCTCGACCGGGGCAAACAAGTGCAACCGCGCCGGCACGACCTCAAGGCCTTGAATGCGAAGGGTGTGGTGGATCCGGACAGCAACTACTGTTTCGGCGAGGGCGGCGCGGGCACGTACAGCGATGGCAAGCTCTACACTCGCGCGCACAAACGCGGGAACGTCCGGGACGTGCTCGAGGTGCTCGCGCTGGCCGGTGCTCCGAGCTCGATCTTGACCGATGCTCGGCCCCACATCGGCTCCAACCGCCTGCCGCAGGTCGTCACGCAGATCCGCGAGCGGCTCGAGGCTGTCGGTGTCGAATTTCGCTTCGGTGCGAAGGTCACGGAGCTGCTGCTCGAAGAGCGCGGCGGCCGGCGTGCAGTTCGCGGTGTGCAGCTCGCCGACGGCAGTGAGCTCGCAGCGTCGGCGGTGATACTCGCGACGGGCCACTCCGCCCGAGACGTGTTCGCGCTGCTCTCGCGAGCCGGGGTCGCGCTCGAGCCCAAACCCTTCGCGCTCGGCGTCCGCATCGAACACCCGCAGTCCCTCGTCAATCAGATCCAGTACGGCGCTTCTGCTGGACACCCCAAGCTGCCCTCGGCGGCGTATCGCCTCGCGGCGGAGGTTGGGGGACGCGGAGTATTTTCGTTCTGTATGTGCCCCGGCGGCTGGGTGGTTCCCGCGAGCACGGAGCTGGACGGGTTGGTGGTCAACGGCATGAGTCTCGCGCGGCGTGACTCGCCGTACGCCAACTCGGGTCTGGTGGTGGCTGTCGAGCTCGAAGATCTGATCGCCGCGGGCTTCACTGGCCCGCTCGCCGGGGTGGAGTTTCAGCGTCGCATCGAACGAGCGGCGTTCGAAGCGGGTGGCGGCGCGCTGGTCGCGCCGGCGACGCGCGCCACGGATTTCGTCGCCGGGCGCGGCTCGAGCACAGTCCCGAAGTCGTCGTACATCCCGGGGCTGATGGCCGGCAACGTCGCCGAGGTCGTCGACGTTGCTGGCGTTCGCATCGCCGAGCGCATTCGCAGCGCGCTCCGCGCCTTCGAGAAGAGCATGCGCGGATACCTGACCGAGGAGGCCGTGTTGATCGGCGTCGAGTCCCGCACCAGTGGTCCCGTGCGTGTGCCACGCCACCCCGAGACCCTCGAGGCCGTCGACCTGGCGGGGCTGTACCCGGCGGGCGAGGGCGCGGGCTTCGCGGGTGGTATCGTCAGCGCGGCCGTCGACGGCCTGCGCATCGGCGAGGCCGTTGCGTCGCGGGTCGATGTAGCGGGTTGA
- a CDS encoding DsbA family protein, translating to MLPLRVALAAGPDGARLCRALFDAAWRDDRDIADAAILGAVLAEQALDPSLVAAATSDAIKQSLRDNTAEAIARGVPGAPAFVVGDSVFWGQDRLLFVEKALGGWRPKIG from the coding sequence GTGCTGCCGCTCCGCGTCGCCCTCGCCGCGGGGCCGGATGGGGCGCGCCTGTGCCGCGCGCTCTTCGATGCCGCGTGGCGCGACGACCGGGACATCGCCGACGCGGCGATCCTCGGAGCCGTGCTCGCCGAACAGGCCCTCGACCCCAGCTTGGTGGCCGCGGCCACGTCGGACGCGATCAAACAGAGCCTGCGCGACAACACCGCGGAGGCAATCGCGCGCGGTGTGCCGGGCGCGCCCGCGTTCGTCGTGGGCGACTCGGTGTTCTGGGGGCAAGACCGGCTGCTCTTCGTGGAGAAGGCCCTCGGGGGTTGGCGACCCAAGATCGGGTGA
- a CDS encoding sigma-70 family RNA polymerase sigma factor, producing the protein MCDATYTSDPNGFVARTGEVLGFALTPRSPVACPPPTWYGGVVVADPREEPDDAAWVQAMARGDQAAIGLLYDLHAPLLLSLVRRIVVDAGAAEDLVHDVFLEAWRRAADYDSERGSVRTWLALRARSRAIDYRKSAEVARRVPMEESRHLGLLASSMDDASMLPDHARVRRMLVALPEDHQHVLYLGYFEGLSSSEIAERVGIPIGTVKSRVASALSRLRAVMNSPEDG; encoded by the coding sequence ATGTGCGATGCCACCTATACCTCTGATCCGAACGGCTTCGTCGCTCGTACTGGGGAGGTGTTGGGCTTCGCCCTGACCCCGAGGTCGCCCGTGGCGTGCCCCCCACCGACTTGGTACGGTGGCGTGGTGGTGGCGGACCCGCGCGAAGAGCCCGACGACGCCGCCTGGGTCCAGGCGATGGCCCGGGGCGACCAGGCCGCGATCGGCCTGTTGTATGACCTGCACGCCCCGCTGCTCTTGTCCCTGGTTCGGCGCATCGTGGTCGACGCCGGAGCGGCCGAAGATCTGGTCCACGACGTGTTCCTCGAGGCCTGGCGGCGCGCGGCCGACTACGACTCGGAGCGGGGAAGCGTGCGCACCTGGCTGGCGCTCCGGGCCAGAAGCCGAGCCATCGACTACCGGAAGTCGGCCGAGGTCGCCCGCCGAGTCCCGATGGAAGAGTCCCGGCACCTCGGGTTGCTCGCCAGTTCGATGGACGACGCCTCGATGCTGCCGGATCACGCCCGAGTGCGGCGGATGCTGGTGGCGCTGCCGGAGGATCACCAGCACGTGCTGTACCTGGGTTACTTCGAGGGCCTGAGCTCGAGCGAGATCGCCGAGCGAGTGGGGATCCCGATCGGGACCGTGAAGTCGCGGGTCGCGAGCGCGCTCTCGCGGCTGCGCGCTGTGATGAATTCTCCGGAGGACGGATGA
- a CDS encoding peptidoglycan DD-metalloendopeptidase family protein, which translates to MRRALLALAMLFVAAPAAAQKYRFPMELPTSGTQPYVTAYRDEDTGAGLKDWNCGTTTYNGHKGSDFGIGSWPVMDAGSRWAVAAADGKVIFVNDGCADHCSTGDCGCGSGFGNYVRLQHADGNTTTYGHLMLGSLVVANGATVKCGDHLGKVGSSGNSTGPHLHFEPRNSGATSLEPFAGSCGASASLWLTQGAYKALPADQCENPTPPEVDSSKLATESPSGTLTVAPGANFQKSWVLDNDGNTTWSTAGGYSLAQVGGDVLGATLPADLGAAESIKPGAQKNWVLAFVAPTTPGNYSGDYRMDRTGKGAFGATLHVEVVVANAGAGGASSGGGASAGGNANGGSAAIGAGGSALGGGGTKPGLGGGSAATSAAPSTEDVEGGCSCRATGPSRPLGGAGFALALLVLGARRKSEVRSRSLDERRRRALRPGR; encoded by the coding sequence ATGAGACGCGCACTCCTCGCGCTTGCGATGCTGTTCGTTGCCGCACCGGCAGCCGCGCAGAAGTACCGTTTTCCGATGGAGCTCCCCACCTCGGGGACCCAACCGTACGTCACCGCGTATCGCGACGAAGACACGGGGGCTGGGCTCAAAGACTGGAACTGCGGCACCACCACCTACAACGGGCACAAGGGCAGCGACTTCGGCATCGGCAGCTGGCCCGTCATGGATGCGGGCAGCCGCTGGGCGGTGGCTGCCGCGGACGGCAAGGTGATCTTCGTGAACGACGGCTGCGCGGACCATTGTTCGACGGGCGACTGCGGCTGTGGCAGTGGCTTCGGCAACTACGTCCGGCTCCAGCACGCGGACGGCAACACCACGACCTACGGCCACCTCATGCTCGGGTCGCTCGTGGTCGCAAACGGGGCCACGGTGAAGTGTGGGGACCACCTGGGCAAGGTCGGCTCGAGCGGCAACTCGACCGGACCCCACCTGCACTTCGAACCCAGAAACTCCGGGGCGACGTCGCTCGAGCCGTTCGCCGGTTCGTGCGGCGCGAGCGCGAGCCTGTGGCTGACCCAGGGTGCCTACAAGGCCCTGCCGGCGGATCAATGTGAGAACCCAACGCCGCCCGAGGTCGACAGCAGCAAGCTGGCGACTGAGTCACCGAGCGGCACCCTCACTGTCGCGCCCGGTGCCAACTTCCAGAAGAGCTGGGTGCTCGACAACGACGGCAACACGACCTGGTCGACAGCCGGCGGTTACTCGCTCGCGCAGGTCGGCGGCGACGTGCTCGGCGCCACGCTGCCGGCAGATCTCGGCGCGGCCGAGAGCATCAAACCCGGCGCACAAAAGAACTGGGTGCTCGCGTTCGTGGCACCCACGACGCCGGGCAACTACAGCGGCGACTACCGCATGGACCGCACGGGCAAGGGAGCGTTCGGCGCAACCTTGCACGTAGAAGTCGTAGTCGCGAACGCGGGCGCGGGCGGCGCGAGCAGCGGGGGCGGCGCGAGCGCGGGCGGCAACGCGAACGGCGGTTCCGCGGCCATCGGTGCAGGCGGCAGCGCGCTCGGCGGGGGCGGAACGAAGCCGGGGCTCGGCGGCGGCAGCGCTGCCACATCCGCAGCGCCGTCCACGGAGGACGTCGAGGGCGGGTGCAGCTGTCGAGCAACCGGGCCGAGCCGTCCGCTTGGCGGCGCGGGCTTCGCGCTCGCGTTGCTCGTGCTCGGGGCCCGGCGCAAGAGCGAGGTGCGCTCGCGCTCACTCGACGAACGCCGACGCCGTGCGCTGAGACCCGGTAGATGA